Proteins encoded by one window of Anas platyrhynchos isolate ZD024472 breed Pekin duck chromosome 14, IASCAAS_PekinDuck_T2T, whole genome shotgun sequence:
- the CCNG1 gene encoding cyclin-G1, which translates to MIETLVSTEAQELLYQLTALLEQELRCQPKASGLRLIEAAHDNGLRMTARLRDFEVKDLLSLTQFFGFHAETFSLAVNFLDRFLSKMKVQPKHIGCVGLSCFYLAVKATEEERNVPLATDLIRISQYRFTVSDMMRMEKIVLEKLSWKVKATTAFQFLQLYHSLIHENLSCERKKYLNFERLETQLKACHCRIMFSKAKPSVLALSIMALEIEEQKLLELTEALEFLQLHSKINNRELTFWKELVLKCLTEYSSSKCSKPNVQKLKWIVSGRTARQLKHSYYRITHLPTIPETTS; encoded by the exons ATGATTGAAACGCTCGTGAGTACCGAAGCGCAGGAGCTGCTGTATCAGCTGacggccctgctggagcaggagctgaggTGTCAGCCCAAGGCCTCTGGCCTGAGACTCATCGAAGCTGCCCACGATAATGGCCTCCGAATGACTGCCCGCCTGCGAGACTTTGAAGTGAAAGATCTCCTCAGCTTAACTCAGTTCTTCGGTTTCCATGCTGAGACGTTTTCGCTAGCTGTGAATTTCTTAGATAGGTTCTTGTCAAAAATGAAG GTACAGCCTAAACACATAGGCTGTGTTGGACTCAGCTGCTTCTACTTGGCTGTGAAAGCaacagaggaagagagaaatgttCCTTTAGCCACTGACTTGATTCGAATAAGCCAGTAtaggttcactgtttctgatatGATGAGAATGGAGAAAATCGTATTGGAGAAGCTGTCTTGGAAAGTCAAAGCTACAACGGCCTTTCAGTTTCTACAACTATATCATTCACTCATTCATGAGAATTTAAGCTGTGAAAG gaaaaaATACCTTAATTTTGAGAGACTTGAGACACAGCTTAAGGCATGTCACTGCAGAATCATGTTTTCTAAAGCCAAG CCTTCTGTCTTGGCATTGTCTATTATGGCACTAGAGATAGAAGAACAAAAACTACTGGAGTTGACAGAGGCATTGGAATTTCTGCAACTGCATTCCAAG ATAAACAACAGAGAGTTGACCTTCTGGAAGGAATTGGTGTTAAAGTGCCTTACAGAATATTCCTCGAGCAAGTGTTCGAAACCAAACGTCCAGAAATTAAAATGGATTGTGTCTGGGCGTACAGCACGGCAGCTTAAACATAGCTATTACAGAATAACACACCTTCCTACAATTCCAGAGACCACCTCATaa